The following coding sequences are from one Clostridioides difficile ATCC 9689 = DSM 1296 window:
- the secY gene encoding preprotein translocase subunit SecY, whose product MLSKLKQAWKIKAVRKKVMYTLMMIVIFRIGTTIPVPGIDTSIIQKMVGGNSLLSLYNMFTGGAFSNFSLFALGISPYITASIIIQLLTVGFESLAELQKSGEEGKKKINKYTKYTALALAVVQALGITLGIVRSALISNSVFFITTVVITLVSASMLVMWIGDKITEKGIGNGSSVIIFAGIISRIPTDVIKISQQVKSGEVAPWVIVILAVVILLTVTGVTFIQEATRKIPVQYAKRVVGRKMYGGQSSHIPMKVNQSGVMPIIFASSLLAFPQTIAMFMGPNAQAFVQKYLSMATEQGFWTYRSIEILLIIFFSYFYTTVSFNTEDISKNMKNNGGFIPGIRPGEPTMDYLNRILTRLTLAGATFLAIIAMVPALTTHYMKVNMSLAGTSLLIVVGVALELKRQLESNLVMRSYQGFLK is encoded by the coding sequence GTGCTGTCAAAATTAAAACAAGCTTGGAAGATTAAAGCAGTAAGAAAAAAAGTAATGTATACACTTATGATGATCGTGATATTCAGAATAGGTACTACTATACCAGTTCCAGGCATAGACACTAGTATTATACAAAAGATGGTAGGCGGCAATAGTCTACTTTCTCTGTATAATATGTTTACTGGTGGAGCATTTAGTAACTTTTCACTATTTGCTTTAGGTATAAGTCCATATATCACTGCATCAATCATAATACAACTTCTAACAGTAGGTTTTGAAAGTTTAGCAGAACTTCAAAAATCTGGTGAAGAAGGAAAGAAAAAAATCAATAAGTACACTAAATATACAGCACTAGCTCTAGCAGTTGTACAAGCTTTGGGAATTACATTAGGAATTGTAAGAAGTGCTTTAATATCAAATAGTGTGTTTTTTATCACAACTGTTGTAATAACATTAGTTTCAGCAAGTATGTTAGTAATGTGGATTGGGGACAAAATTACTGAAAAAGGAATCGGTAATGGTAGTTCAGTAATAATATTTGCAGGTATAATATCAAGAATACCTACAGATGTTATTAAAATATCGCAACAAGTTAAATCTGGCGAAGTTGCACCTTGGGTTATAGTGATTCTAGCTGTAGTTATATTACTTACAGTAACAGGAGTTACATTTATACAAGAAGCAACTAGAAAGATACCTGTACAATATGCTAAAAGAGTTGTTGGAAGAAAAATGTATGGAGGACAAAGTTCTCATATACCAATGAAAGTTAACCAGTCAGGAGTTATGCCTATAATTTTTGCTAGTTCACTTTTAGCTTTCCCTCAAACAATAGCTATGTTTATGGGTCCAAATGCTCAGGCTTTTGTTCAAAAATACTTAAGTATGGCAACAGAACAAGGATTTTGGACATATAGATCAATTGAGATTCTACTTATAATTTTCTTCTCATATTTTTATACAACTGTATCATTTAATACAGAAGACATATCTAAAAATATGAAAAATAATGGTGGATTTATACCAGGTATAAGACCAGGTGAGCCTACTATGGATTATTTAAATAGAATTTTAACTAGATTAACTTTAGCTGGAGCTACTTTCTTAGCAATAATTGCTATGGTGCCAGCTCTTACAACACATTATATGAAAGTAAATATGAGTCTAGCTGGGACTTCATTGCTAATCGTTGTTGGAGTTGCTTTGGAGCTTAAGAGACAGTTAGAGTCAAACTTAGTTATGAGAAGCTATCAAGGTTTCTTAAAATAA
- a CDS encoding adenylate kinase produces the protein MRIILLGPPGAGKGTQAAGIVEKYNIPHISTGDIFRKNIKEGTELGKKAKEYMDQGLLVPDELTVGLVTDRISQEDCKNGFMLDGFPRNVAQGEHLDIFLKNAGISLDKVVNIEVDKSILVSRAVGRRICKSCGATYHVEFNPPKVEGVCDVCQGELYQRADDNEETVSKRIQVYLDETKPLVDYYSKQGIIADIKGDQAIDKVFEDIVAALGSGK, from the coding sequence ATGAGAATAATATTACTTGGACCTCCAGGTGCTGGTAAAGGTACTCAGGCGGCAGGAATAGTAGAAAAATACAATATACCTCATATATCAACAGGAGATATATTCAGAAAGAATATAAAAGAGGGAACAGAACTTGGAAAAAAAGCTAAAGAATACATGGACCAAGGTTTATTAGTACCAGATGAGTTAACTGTAGGTTTAGTTACTGATAGAATATCTCAAGAAGATTGTAAAAATGGATTTATGTTAGATGGATTTCCAAGAAATGTAGCACAAGGAGAACATTTAGATATCTTCTTAAAAAATGCTGGTATATCACTAGATAAAGTTGTCAATATTGAAGTTGATAAGAGTATATTAGTGTCTAGAGCAGTTGGTAGAAGAATATGTAAGTCTTGTGGAGCTACTTACCATGTTGAGTTTAATCCTCCTAAAGTAGAAGGTGTATGTGATGTATGCCAAGGAGAATTATATCAAAGAGCTGATGATAATGAAGAAACTGTATCTAAGAGAATACAAGTTTATCTAGATGAAACTAAGCCTTTAGTAGATTATTATAGCAAACAAGGTATAATAGCAGATATAAAAGGTGATCAAGCAATAGATAAAGTATTTGAAGATATTGTCGCAGCCTTAGGAAGTGGAAAATAA
- the map gene encoding type I methionyl aminopeptidase — MIILKSKKEIELLREAGKIVADTHEVLRKAISPGISTLELDKIAEENIRKYNAEPSFKGYGGFPGSICASINREVVHGIPGETILQEGDIVSLDIGAYYKGYHGDSAKTHGVGMISEEDRKLIEVTRESFYEGIKFAKLGYRLSDISHAVQTHVEKHGFSVVRDLVGHGVGANLHEDPQVPNYGLPGKGPRLREGMVIAIEPMVNAGRYHVKTLSDGWTTVTIDGKKSAHYEHTIAITEHEPLILTKL, encoded by the coding sequence ATGATTATCTTGAAATCAAAAAAAGAAATAGAACTTTTAAGAGAAGCAGGTAAAATAGTTGCTGACACTCATGAAGTTTTAAGAAAAGCTATTTCTCCGGGAATATCTACTTTAGAATTAGATAAAATAGCTGAAGAGAATATAAGAAAATACAATGCAGAACCTTCTTTTAAAGGATATGGAGGTTTTCCAGGAAGTATATGTGCTTCTATCAATAGAGAGGTAGTACATGGTATTCCAGGAGAAACTATATTACAAGAAGGTGACATTGTAAGTTTGGATATAGGAGCCTATTATAAAGGATATCATGGTGATTCTGCGAAAACTCACGGAGTAGGCATGATATCTGAAGAAGATAGGAAATTGATAGAAGTAACTAGAGAAAGCTTCTATGAAGGAATAAAATTTGCTAAATTAGGATATAGACTTTCAGATATCTCACACGCAGTACAAACACACGTTGAGAAACATGGTTTCTCGGTAGTTAGAGATTTAGTGGGTCATGGAGTTGGAGCAAATCTTCATGAAGACCCACAAGTACCTAATTATGGACTCCCAGGAAAAGGACCAAGACTTAGAGAAGGAATGGTTATTGCTATAGAGCCAATGGTTAATGCAGGTCGTTATCATGTAAAGACTCTATCAGATGGGTGGACGACTGTTACAATAGATGGAAAAAAATCAGCTCATTATGAGCATACGATAGCAATTACTGAACATGAACCTTTGATATTGACAAAGTTGTAA
- a CDS encoding KOW domain-containing RNA-binding protein, whose product MLSDNLSIGQVVKVSLGRDKGNLFFVVKIINNEYVLIADGKKRKLDKPKLKKVKHLKKYNFINDEVRKRVVSGQEITDSFLRAELTKLN is encoded by the coding sequence GTGCTATCAGATAATTTAAGTATAGGTCAAGTTGTTAAAGTTTCATTAGGACGAGATAAAGGAAATTTATTCTTTGTAGTCAAAATAATTAATAATGAATATGTATTAATAGCTGATGGAAAAAAGAGAAAACTTGACAAACCTAAGTTAAAGAAAGTGAAGCACTTAAAAAAATATAATTTTATTAATGATGAAGTTAGAAAAAGAGTAGTATCTGGACAAGAGATTACAGATTCTTTTTTAAGAGCTGAACTTACTAAGTTAAATTAG
- the infA gene encoding translation initiation factor IF-1, translating to MAKKDVIELEGTVSEALPNAMFKVKLENGHEILCHISGKLRMNFIRILEGDKVNVELSPYDLTRGRITWRKK from the coding sequence ATGGCCAAAAAAGATGTTATAGAATTAGAAGGTACAGTTTCAGAAGCTTTACCTAATGCTATGTTCAAAGTTAAACTAGAAAATGGACATGAGATATTATGCCACATTTCTGGAAAGCTAAGAATGAACTTCATAAGAATTCTTGAAGGTGACAAGGTGAATGTTGAACTTTCTCCATATGACCTTACAAGAGGAAGAATTACTTGGCGTAAGAAGTAG
- the rpmJ gene encoding 50S ribosomal protein L36 produces MKVRPSVKPICEKCKVIKRKGKVMVICENPKHKQKQG; encoded by the coding sequence ATGAAGGTTAGACCATCAGTAAAACCAATATGTGAAAAATGTAAAGTAATAAAAAGAAAAGGAAAAGTAATGGTTATCTGTGAAAATCCAAAGCATAAGCAAAAGCAAGGATAA
- the rpsM gene encoding 30S ribosomal protein S13 — MARIAGVDLPREKRAEIGLTYIYGIGKATANEILAKAEINPDTRIKDLSEDQVNELRKVIDDDFLVEGDLRREIALNIKRLRDIKCYRGIRHAKGLPLRGQRTKTNARTRKGPRKTVSRKKKK, encoded by the coding sequence ATGGCAAGAATAGCTGGGGTAGATTTACCTAGAGAAAAAAGAGCGGAGATAGGCTTAACTTATATATATGGTATAGGTAAAGCAACTGCTAACGAAATATTAGCTAAGGCTGAGATAAATCCAGATACTAGAATAAAAGATTTATCAGAAGATCAAGTTAATGAGTTAAGAAAAGTTATAGATGACGATTTCTTAGTTGAAGGTGACTTAAGAAGAGAAATTGCTTTAAACATAAAGAGATTAAGAGATATAAAATGTTATAGAGGAATAAGACACGCTAAAGGTCTTCCATTAAGAGGACAAAGAACTAAGACTAATGCTAGAACTAGAAAAGGTCCTAGAAAAACAGTATCTCGTAAAAAGAAAAAATAA
- the rpsK gene encoding 30S ribosomal protein S11: protein MAKPKKKVTRIRRRERKNIERGHAHIQSTFNNTIITLTDVHGNAISWASSGQLGFKGSRKSTPFASQMAAETAAKAAMEHGLKSVEVFVKGPGSGREAAIRALQATGLEVTMIKDVTPIPHNGCRPPKRRRV from the coding sequence ATGGCTAAACCAAAAAAGAAAGTTACACGTATTAGAAGAAGAGAACGTAAAAATATAGAACGTGGTCATGCTCATATACAATCAACTTTCAATAATACAATAATAACTTTAACTGACGTTCACGGAAATGCTATATCTTGGGCAAGTTCTGGACAATTAGGATTCAAAGGATCAAGAAAATCAACTCCATTTGCATCTCAAATGGCTGCTGAAACAGCTGCAAAAGCTGCGATGGAACACGGACTAAAAAGTGTTGAGGTATTCGTAAAGGGGCCAGGTTCAGGAAGAGAAGCTGCAATAAGAGCTTTACAAGCAACTGGACTAGAAGTAACTATGATAAAAGACGTTACTCCAATCCCACATAACGGATGCAGACCACCAAAGAGAAGAAGAGTGTAA
- the rpsD gene encoding 30S ribosomal protein S4 translates to MARYTGASCRQCRREGMKLFLKGDRCYTDKCAIVKRNYAPGQHGQGRKKVSNYGLQLREKQKVKRIYGVLETQFRNLYERAENMPGKAGENLLSLLERRLDNVVYRMGLASSRKEARQLVTHGHFTLNGNKVDIPSLIVKVGDVIEVKEKSRSSAKFKNLVEVNSRIAPKWLEANVEGMTAKVVGVPTREDIDLEIAEHLIIELYSK, encoded by the coding sequence ATGGCAAGATATACAGGTGCATCATGTAGACAATGCCGTAGAGAGGGAATGAAATTATTCCTTAAAGGTGATAGATGTTATACAGACAAATGTGCTATAGTAAAAAGAAACTATGCTCCAGGTCAACATGGCCAAGGAAGAAAGAAAGTTTCTAACTATGGATTACAATTAAGAGAAAAACAAAAAGTTAAAAGAATATATGGAGTTTTAGAGACTCAATTTAGAAATTTATATGAACGTGCTGAAAATATGCCTGGTAAAGCAGGTGAGAACTTATTAAGTTTATTAGAGAGAAGATTAGATAATGTAGTTTACAGAATGGGACTAGCATCTTCTAGAAAAGAAGCTAGACAATTAGTGACTCATGGTCATTTCACTTTAAATGGAAATAAAGTAGACATACCTTCATTAATAGTTAAGGTTGGAGATGTTATAGAAGTTAAAGAGAAATCAAGATCTTCTGCAAAATTCAAAAATTTAGTAGAAGTTAACTCAAGAATAGCTCCTAAGTGGTTAGAAGCTAATGTAGAAGGAATGACAGCAAAAGTAGTTGGTGTTCCAACAAGAGAAGATATAGATCTTGAGATAGCAGAGCACTTAATCATAGAACTTTACTCTAAATAA
- a CDS encoding DNA-directed RNA polymerase subunit alpha, with translation MIEIEKPKVDIVELSEDYRYGKFVIEPLERGYGITIGNALRRILLSSLPGVAVNAIKIDGVLHEFSTIPGVKEDVTEIILTLKELSATIDGEGSRTLKIEAQGPCSITGADIICPPDVEILSKDLAIATLDDNAKLNMEIFVDKGRGYVSAEENKTENVPIGVLPVDSIYTPVEKVSYHVENTRVGQKTDYDKLVLEVWTNGSINPQEGISLAAKVLVEHLNLFIDLTEHVSSVEIMVEKEEDQKEKVLEMTIEELDLSVRSYNCLKRAGINTVEELANKSEDDMMKVRNLGKKSLEEVIQKLEELGLGLKPSEE, from the coding sequence ATGATAGAAATAGAAAAGCCAAAAGTAGATATAGTTGAGCTTAGCGAAGACTATAGATATGGTAAGTTTGTTATAGAGCCTCTAGAAAGAGGATATGGAATAACTATAGGTAACGCATTAAGAAGAATATTATTATCATCATTACCAGGTGTAGCAGTGAATGCTATAAAAATAGATGGAGTTCTTCATGAATTTTCAACAATACCTGGTGTTAAAGAAGATGTTACTGAGATAATATTAACTTTAAAAGAGCTTTCAGCAACTATAGATGGTGAAGGAAGTAGAACACTTAAAATAGAAGCTCAAGGACCATGCTCTATCACAGGTGCAGATATAATCTGTCCTCCAGATGTTGAAATATTAAGTAAAGATTTAGCAATAGCTACATTAGATGATAATGCTAAACTTAATATGGAGATATTTGTAGATAAAGGTAGAGGTTATGTTTCTGCTGAAGAAAATAAAACAGAGAATGTTCCAATAGGTGTTTTACCTGTAGATTCAATATATACTCCTGTTGAGAAGGTTAGTTATCATGTGGAAAACACAAGAGTTGGTCAAAAAACAGATTATGATAAATTAGTACTAGAAGTTTGGACTAATGGTAGTATAAATCCTCAAGAGGGAATATCATTAGCTGCAAAGGTATTAGTTGAGCATTTAAACTTATTTATAGACTTAACTGAACATGTAAGTAGTGTTGAAATCATGGTAGAAAAAGAAGAAGATCAAAAAGAAAAAGTTCTTGAAATGACTATAGAAGAATTAGATTTATCAGTTAGATCATATAACTGTTTAAAGAGAGCGGGAATTAATACAGTTGAAGAATTAGCTAATAAATCTGAGGATGATATGATGAAGGTTAGAAACCTAGGTAAGAAGTCATTAGAAGAGGTAATACAAAAACTAGAAGAACTTGGATTGGGATTAAAACCAAGTGAAGAATAG
- the rplQ gene encoding 50S ribosomal protein L17, whose product MAKYRKLGRETAHRNLMLRNLVTCLLRSGRIETTVTRAKETRRMAEKMITLAKRGDLHARRQVLAYVMDETVVNNLFTDLAPKYAERNGGYTRIIKIGPRKGDAAEMAFIELV is encoded by the coding sequence ATGGCTAAGTACCGTAAATTAGGACGTGAAACAGCTCACAGAAACCTTATGTTAAGAAACTTAGTAACTTGCTTACTAAGAAGTGGAAGAATAGAAACTACAGTGACTAGAGCGAAAGAAACTCGTAGAATGGCTGAAAAGATGATAACTCTTGCTAAGAGAGGAGATCTTCATGCTAGAAGACAAGTTTTAGCTTATGTTATGGATGAAACAGTAGTTAATAACTTATTCACAGATTTAGCTCCAAAATATGCTGAGAGAAATGGTGGATACACTAGAATAATAAAAATAGGGCCAAGAAAAGGCGATGCTGCTGAAATGGCTTTTATAGAATTAGTATAG
- a CDS encoding energy-coupling factor transporter ATPase: MDNIVKVNNISFEYITDEAKLKAIDNLSLDVKKGEFVAIIGHNGSGKSTLSKNLNAILMPTEGNILIDDMDTKEEERLWDIRQTAGMVFQNPDNQIVATIVEEDVAFGPENLGIEPKEIRRIVEESLKSVGMYDLRDRQPHLLSGGQKQRVAIAGIIAMRPKCIIFDEATAMLDPSGRKEVMKTIKRLNKEENITVIHITHFMEEAVEADRVVVMEKGKKILEGTPREVFSKIKMLKEIGLDVPCMTELSSLLIEEGINISSDILTVDEMVMELCQL, translated from the coding sequence ATGGATAATATAGTAAAGGTAAATAATATTTCGTTTGAGTATATTACAGATGAAGCAAAACTTAAAGCAATAGATAATTTAAGCCTAGATGTTAAAAAAGGAGAATTTGTTGCGATAATAGGACATAATGGTTCTGGTAAGTCTACTTTATCTAAAAACTTAAATGCTATTCTTATGCCTACTGAAGGAAATATTCTTATTGATGATATGGATACTAAAGAAGAAGAAAGATTATGGGATATAAGACAAACTGCAGGCATGGTATTTCAAAATCCAGATAATCAAATAGTTGCTACTATAGTAGAAGAAGACGTTGCATTTGGACCTGAGAACTTAGGTATAGAACCAAAAGAAATAAGACGAATTGTAGAGGAGTCTTTAAAAAGTGTAGGTATGTATGATTTAAGAGATAGACAGCCTCATTTGTTATCAGGAGGTCAAAAGCAAAGAGTTGCAATAGCAGGAATTATTGCTATGAGGCCTAAATGTATAATATTTGATGAAGCAACAGCAATGTTAGATCCATCTGGAAGAAAAGAAGTTATGAAAACAATAAAAAGACTTAATAAGGAAGAAAATATAACTGTTATACATATAACGCACTTTATGGAAGAAGCAGTAGAAGCTGATAGAGTTGTAGTTATGGAAAAAGGAAAGAAAATCTTAGAGGGAACTCCTAGAGAAGTATTCAGTAAAATAAAGATGTTAAAGGAAATCGGTTTAGATGTACCTTGTATGACAGAGTTATCTAGTTTATTAATAGAAGAAGGTATAAATATTAGTAGTGATATATTAACTGTGGATGAGATGGTGATGGAATTATGTCAATTATAG
- a CDS encoding energy-coupling factor transporter ATPase, whose translation MSIIVKNLTHIYNEGMPFASKALDDVSFEIKDRDFVGLIGHTGSGKSTLIQHLNGLLKPSSGEIFINDFNITDKNLNLTEIRKRVGVVFQYPEYQLFEETIDKDIAFGPSNLGLEESEIHNRVKASMEAVGLDYEGFKDKSPFELSGGQKRRVAIAGVIAMNPEVLILDEPTAGLDPGGRDEIFNLIKDLHEKKNMTIILSSHSMDDMAKLAKTLIVMNHGSVEFMGTPREVFKSNASKLKDIGLDIPQVLELALKLREKGFDISEDILTLEEAKQEILKVVRGRGLC comes from the coding sequence ATGTCAATTATAGTAAAGAATTTAACACATATATATAATGAAGGGATGCCTTTTGCAAGTAAGGCACTTGATGATGTTTCTTTTGAGATTAAAGATAGAGATTTTGTTGGTCTTATAGGTCATACAGGCTCAGGAAAATCTACATTAATACAACATTTAAATGGATTACTAAAGCCTTCCTCAGGAGAAATATTTATAAATGATTTTAATATAACAGATAAAAACTTGAATTTAACTGAGATTAGAAAAAGAGTAGGGGTTGTATTTCAATATCCAGAATACCAATTGTTTGAAGAAACGATTGATAAAGATATAGCTTTTGGACCCTCTAATTTAGGCTTAGAGGAGTCTGAGATACATAACAGGGTAAAAGCATCAATGGAAGCTGTAGGACTTGATTATGAGGGATTTAAAGACAAATCTCCTTTTGAATTATCTGGGGGACAAAAGCGTAGAGTAGCAATTGCTGGAGTTATAGCCATGAACCCAGAAGTTCTCATATTGGATGAACCAACTGCTGGTCTTGACCCTGGTGGAAGAGATGAAATTTTTAACTTAATAAAAGACTTACATGAAAAAAAGAATATGACTATAATACTATCATCACATAGTATGGATGATATGGCAAAGTTAGCAAAAACTTTAATTGTTATGAATCATGGTAGCGTAGAATTTATGGGAACTCCTAGAGAAGTATTTAAATCAAATGCTAGTAAATTAAAAGATATAGGATTAGATATTCCACAAGTTTTAGAGCTTGCATTGAAATTGAGAGAAAAAGGCTTTGACATCAGTGAGGATATATTGACTTTAGAAGAAGCAAAACAGGAAATATTAAAAGTTGTGAGAGGACGAGGATTATGTTAA
- a CDS encoding energy-coupling factor transporter transmembrane component T family protein gives MLKDITIGQYYPTSSAIHKLDPRIKLVATIVFMVSIFVVNKFWPYIVVLLCLLAMIKLANIPVKYIVKGVKPLKWIILFTFLINIFFLPGDEIWSFGFLAITKQGLRQAIFMAIRLIFLVVGTSLLTLTTSPIELTDGIERLLNPFKKIGLPVHELAMMMTIALRFIPTLLDETDKIMKAQMSRGADFESKNLINRAKNLVPLLVPLFVSAFRRADELAMAMEARCYRGGHNRTKMRESVILRRDYMACVFQVVYLGAIIATRFIAI, from the coding sequence ATGTTAAAAGATATAACTATAGGGCAATACTACCCAACAAGTTCTGCTATTCATAAATTAGATCCAAGGATAAAGCTTGTAGCGACAATTGTATTTATGGTATCTATATTTGTAGTAAATAAATTTTGGCCTTATATAGTAGTTTTATTATGTTTATTAGCTATGATAAAATTGGCTAATATACCAGTCAAATATATTGTTAAGGGTGTTAAACCTCTTAAATGGATTATTTTGTTTACATTTCTTATAAATATTTTTTTCTTACCAGGTGATGAAATATGGTCATTTGGATTTTTAGCTATTACAAAACAGGGTCTAAGACAAGCAATTTTTATGGCAATAAGATTAATATTTTTAGTAGTTGGTACATCATTGCTTACTTTAACAACTTCACCAATAGAATTAACTGATGGAATAGAGAGATTGTTGAATCCATTTAAGAAAATTGGTTTGCCAGTTCATGAACTTGCAATGATGATGACAATTGCTTTACGTTTTATTCCTACATTGTTAGATGAGACAGACAAAATAATGAAGGCTCAGATGTCTAGAGGTGCAGATTTTGAAAGTAAGAATCTTATAAATAGAGCAAAGAATTTAGTACCACTTTTGGTACCTTTATTTGTAAGTGCATTTAGAAGAGCTGATGAATTGGCTATGGCCATGGAGGCCAGATGTTACAGAGGTGGACATAATAGGACTAAGATGAGAGAGTCTGTTATATTAAGAAGGGATTATATGGCATGTGTATTTCAGGTTGTTTATCTGGGAGCAATTATAGCTACTAGATTTATAGCAATTTAA
- the truA gene encoding tRNA pseudouridine(38-40) synthase TruA, whose translation MRNIKIKIQYNGKNYCGWQKQPDSLGIQGTIERAIYDITKEETSLIGSGRTDSGVHAIGQIANFKINSGISIESIPMALNAKLPKDISVIEACEVNDDFHSRYSAKGKTYKYLVYNSKFRNPILSEISYQVKYELDFDKMCSEAKSLLGTHDFKGFMSSGSSVKDTVRTIYDIDISKKDDLITFEISGNGFLYNMVRIIVGTLVDMGRGRINEPFLDIIQSKTRSRCGHTAPAQGLFLKKVHY comes from the coding sequence ATGAGAAATATAAAAATTAAAATCCAATACAATGGTAAGAATTATTGTGGATGGCAAAAGCAACCTGATTCTTTAGGGATACAAGGTACAATTGAAAGGGCTATATATGATATAACAAAAGAAGAAACCAGTCTTATAGGGTCTGGTAGAACTGATTCAGGAGTTCATGCTATTGGTCAGATTGCAAATTTTAAAATTAATTCAGGTATAAGTATAGAAAGTATACCAATGGCACTAAATGCCAAGTTGCCAAAAGACATATCAGTTATAGAAGCATGTGAAGTAAATGATGATTTTCACTCCAGATACAGTGCAAAAGGTAAAACATATAAATATTTAGTATATAATAGCAAGTTTAGAAATCCAATACTTAGTGAGATATCATATCAAGTAAAATATGAACTTGATTTTGATAAAATGTGTTCAGAAGCAAAAAGTTTATTAGGAACACATGATTTTAAAGGTTTTATGAGTTCTGGTTCATCTGTAAAAGATACAGTTAGAACGATATATGATATTGATATAAGTAAAAAAGATGACTTGATTACTTTTGAGATTAGTGGTAATGGTTTTTTATATAACATGGTGAGGATTATTGTTGGAACACTTGTTGATATGGGTCGTGGCAGAATTAACGAACCATTTTTAGATATAATACAATCAAAAACTAGGTCAAGATGTGGACATACAGCTCCAGCACAAGGATTATTTCTCAAAAAAGTTCATTATTAA
- the rplM gene encoding 50S ribosomal protein L13 yields the protein MKSYIAKPADVQRKWYLVDAEGKTLGRLATEIATVLRGKHKPTFTPHVDGGDFVVVVNAEKIVLSGKKLDQKYYRYHTGYVGGLKEISYRDMMDKKPEEVISHAVSGMLPKNKLRSRMMTRLRVFAGAEHTHAAQNPEVLNFK from the coding sequence ATGAAAAGTTATATAGCTAAGCCAGCTGATGTACAAAGAAAATGGTACTTAGTTGATGCTGAAGGAAAAACATTAGGTCGTTTAGCAACAGAAATTGCGACAGTATTGAGAGGTAAACATAAACCAACATTTACTCCTCACGTTGATGGTGGAGATTTTGTTGTTGTAGTAAATGCAGAAAAAATAGTTTTAAGTGGTAAGAAATTAGATCAAAAATATTACAGATACCATACTGGTTATGTAGGTGGATTAAAAGAAATATCTTATAGAGATATGATGGATAAGAAACCAGAAGAAGTTATATCACATGCTGTAAGCGGTATGTTACCTAAAAATAAATTAAGAAGCAGAATGATGACTAGATTAAGAGTATTTGCAGGTGCTGAGCACACTCATGCAGCTCAAAATCCAGAAGTTTTAAACTTTAAATAA
- the rpsI gene encoding 30S ribosomal protein S9: MANVQYYGTGRRKSSVARVRLVAGEGNILVNGRALENYFNYETLIRDVKQPLVLTGNENKYDVIVKVEGGGFTGQAGAIRHGISRALLKADLDLRPALKKEGFLTRDARMKERKKYGLKAARRAPQFSKR; this comes from the coding sequence ATGGCTAACGTTCAATATTATGGAACTGGAAGAAGAAAAAGTTCTGTTGCTAGAGTAAGACTAGTTGCAGGTGAAGGAAATATATTAGTAAATGGAAGAGCATTAGAAAATTATTTTAATTATGAGACATTAATAAGAGATGTTAAACAACCATTAGTTTTAACTGGTAATGAAAATAAATATGATGTTATAGTAAAAGTTGAAGGTGGAGGATTCACTGGACAAGCTGGAGCTATAAGACATGGAATATCTAGAGCTTTATTAAAAGCTGATTTAGATTTAAGACCTGCTTTAAAGAAAGAAGGTTTCTTAACTAGAGATGCAAGAATGAAGGAAAGAAAGAAATACGGATTAAAAGCAGCAAGAAGAGCTCCACAATTCTCAAAAAGATAA